A window of Streptomyces sp. DG1A-41 contains these coding sequences:
- a CDS encoding oxidoreductase, protein MSNDYRLGGDLLVSRIGFGAMRLATNSFRGPARDPETGRAVLRRAVELGVNHIDTAAFYTSGDGTVRANALIREALHPYPADLVIATKVGPVRTHDGGLAGTTDPAELRPLVEENLEALGVDRLDLVYLRIGGIEPPPQGESVAERFEALAAMREEGLIRHLGLSNVGTGHVAEARAIAPVSAVQNHFHAAKRDDMELLATCEEAGIAYVPFFPLGGGVSDLTGDRIAKIADRRGATVPQIALAWLLASSPVALAIPGTGSVAHLEENTAAGSISLTREDLSDLT, encoded by the coding sequence ATGAGCAATGACTACCGCCTCGGTGGTGACCTTCTGGTCAGCCGGATCGGCTTCGGGGCCATGCGACTGGCCACGAACAGCTTCCGTGGTCCGGCCCGCGATCCCGAAACCGGTCGCGCCGTCCTGCGTCGCGCCGTTGAACTCGGTGTCAACCACATCGACACCGCCGCCTTCTACACCAGCGGCGACGGCACCGTTCGAGCCAACGCCCTGATCCGCGAGGCCCTCCACCCCTACCCGGCCGACCTGGTCATCGCGACCAAGGTCGGCCCGGTCCGCACCCACGACGGGGGCCTGGCCGGGACCACCGATCCCGCGGAGCTACGGCCGTTGGTCGAGGAGAACCTCGAAGCCCTCGGCGTGGACCGCCTCGATCTGGTCTACCTGCGCATCGGGGGCATCGAGCCGCCACCCCAGGGCGAATCCGTCGCCGAACGCTTCGAGGCGCTGGCCGCCATGCGTGAGGAAGGCCTGATCCGCCACCTCGGCCTGAGCAACGTCGGCACCGGCCACGTCGCCGAGGCCCGTGCGATCGCACCCGTCTCAGCCGTCCAGAACCACTTCCACGCCGCCAAGCGCGATGACATGGAGCTCCTGGCCACCTGCGAGGAGGCCGGCATCGCCTATGTGCCGTTCTTCCCGCTGGGCGGCGGGGTGAGCGACCTCACCGGTGACCGCATCGCCAAGATCGCGGACCGGCGTGGCGCCACAGTCCCTCAGATCGCCCTGGCCTGGCTGCTCGCCTCCTCACCCGTGGCCCTGGCCATCCCCGGAACCGGCTCCGTCGCCCACCTGGAGGAAAACACCGCCGCCGGCTCGATTTCTCTCACCCGAGAGGATCTCTCGGACCTCACGTGA
- a CDS encoding DNA-binding response regulator, whose translation MAEIVTIRGDLELLARTEHLFSSVREEFICAARDLNTWSRPGARQAARDRLGSSGTPQIRKLYSPAVLADERSREHLSELVGRGAQVRIAATACPHETIVIDRRFAILAGLNAPEGREYTMTTASSLVGGTYALFEAAWETATDLTAFPHGDQPRLDAESRTVLRALGSGATDETAARELGMSLRTHRRPVAELLNALDAGSRFQAGMRAGELGLHG comes from the coding sequence GTGGCAGAGATCGTGACGATCCGCGGTGACCTGGAGCTCCTCGCTCGTACCGAGCATCTGTTCTCCTCTGTCCGGGAGGAGTTCATCTGTGCCGCCCGCGATCTCAACACCTGGTCACGCCCCGGAGCCCGGCAGGCCGCCCGCGACCGGCTGGGAAGCAGCGGCACTCCGCAGATCCGCAAGCTCTACAGCCCCGCTGTGCTGGCTGACGAGCGTAGCCGCGAGCACCTGAGCGAGCTTGTCGGCAGGGGCGCCCAGGTGCGGATCGCCGCCACCGCTTGCCCCCACGAGACGATCGTCATCGACCGCCGGTTCGCAATCCTCGCCGGCTTGAACGCCCCCGAAGGCCGTGAGTACACCATGACCACCGCGTCCAGTCTGGTCGGCGGGACATACGCGCTGTTCGAAGCCGCCTGGGAAACCGCCACCGATCTCACAGCGTTCCCGCACGGCGACCAGCCCCGGCTCGATGCCGAGAGCCGGACCGTCCTGCGGGCGCTCGGCTCGGGCGCCACCGACGAGACAGCCGCACGGGAGCTCGGCATGTCCCTGCGAACCCACCGTCGCCCGGTCGCCGAACTACTCAACGCCCTGGACGCGGGTTCGCGGTTCCAGGCCGGGATGCGCGCGGGCGAGCTGGGCCTGCACGGCTGA
- a CDS encoding ArsR family transcriptional regulator, producing the protein MAAGELAHPRAEELEVGPILLALADANRRRVVAELAERPDEERLCASFDMPVSKSSRTRHWRVLREAGLVYQRDAGNGLYMRLRKDDLDRRFPGLIQAVIAAG; encoded by the coding sequence ATGGCGGCGGGCGAGTTGGCGCACCCTCGCGCTGAGGAGCTGGAAGTGGGGCCGATCCTCTTGGCGCTTGCCGATGCGAACCGGCGCCGGGTCGTGGCCGAACTGGCCGAACGGCCGGACGAAGAGCGGCTCTGCGCTTCCTTCGACATGCCGGTGAGCAAGTCCAGCCGCACCCGTCACTGGCGAGTGCTGCGCGAGGCGGGCCTGGTGTATCAGCGCGACGCTGGGAACGGGTTGTACATGCGCCTCCGTAAGGACGACCTGGACCGCCGATTCCCGGGCCTGATCCAGGCCGTCATCGCCGCGGGCTAG
- a CDS encoding long-chain fatty acid--CoA ligase, with amino-acid sequence MSPREDAVLSTMQDVPLLTSRILTHGSTIHGTSRVTTWTGEGEPHRRTFAEIGARAAQLAHALREDLGVAGDDRVATLMWNNAEHVEAYFAIPSMGAVLHTLNLRLPPEQLAWIVNHAADRVIIANGSLLPLLAPLLPHLKTVEHVVVSGPGDRSLIADATARVHEYDDLIAGKPAAYDWPRLDERQAAAMCYTSGTTGDPKGVVYSHRSIYLHSMQVNMAQSMGLTDEDTSLVVVPQFHVNAWGLPHATFMTGVNLLMPDRFLQPAPLAAMIEGEKPTHAAAVPTIWQGLLAELTAHPRDVSSLTQVTIGGSACPPSLMEAFDKLGMRVCHAWGMTETSPLGTVARPPAGVVGTEEEFAYRLTQGRFPAGVEARLTGPGGERLPWDGESAGELEVRGPWIAGAYYNGPDADPLRPADKFSEDGWLKTGDVGTISPDGYLTLTDRAKDVIKSGGEWISSVELENALMSHPEVAEAAVVAVPDEKWGERPLATVVLKEGSSATFETLRAFLAAEGGVAKWQLPERWTVIEAVPKTSVGKFDKKVLRRQYAEGELDVTRL; translated from the coding sequence ATGTCGCCCCGGGAGGACGCCGTGCTGAGCACCATGCAGGACGTACCGCTGCTGACCTCGAGGATCCTGACCCACGGGTCGACGATCCACGGGACATCGCGGGTGACCACCTGGACCGGTGAGGGCGAGCCGCACCGCCGCACCTTCGCCGAGATCGGCGCCCGCGCGGCCCAGCTCGCACACGCCCTGCGCGAGGACCTCGGCGTCGCCGGCGACGACCGGGTCGCCACCCTGATGTGGAACAACGCGGAGCATGTGGAGGCCTACTTCGCGATCCCGTCCATGGGCGCGGTCCTCCACACCCTGAACCTCCGGCTCCCGCCCGAGCAGCTGGCCTGGATCGTCAACCACGCGGCCGACCGCGTGATCATCGCCAACGGTTCGCTGCTCCCCCTGCTCGCCCCGCTGCTCCCGCACCTGAAGACGGTCGAGCACGTGGTCGTCTCCGGCCCCGGGGACCGCTCCCTGATCGCGGACGCGACCGCGCGGGTCCACGAGTACGACGACCTGATCGCCGGGAAGCCGGCCGCGTACGACTGGCCGCGGCTGGACGAACGCCAGGCCGCCGCCATGTGCTACACCTCCGGCACCACCGGCGACCCCAAGGGCGTGGTCTACAGCCACCGCTCCATCTATCTGCACTCCATGCAGGTCAACATGGCCCAGTCGATGGGCCTGACCGACGAGGACACCTCGCTGGTCGTAGTGCCGCAGTTCCATGTGAACGCGTGGGGGCTGCCGCACGCGACCTTCATGACCGGCGTGAACCTGCTGATGCCTGACCGCTTCCTCCAGCCGGCCCCGCTCGCCGCGATGATCGAGGGCGAGAAGCCGACCCATGCCGCCGCCGTCCCGACCATCTGGCAGGGCCTGCTCGCCGAGCTGACCGCGCACCCCCGTGACGTCTCCTCCCTCACCCAGGTCACCATCGGCGGCTCGGCCTGTCCGCCGTCCCTCATGGAGGCCTTCGACAAGCTGGGCATGCGGGTCTGCCACGCCTGGGGCATGACGGAGACGTCCCCGCTCGGCACGGTCGCCCGTCCCCCGGCCGGTGTGGTCGGCACGGAGGAGGAGTTCGCCTACCGCCTCACCCAGGGCCGTTTCCCGGCCGGCGTCGAGGCCCGGCTGACCGGCCCGGGCGGCGAACGCCTCCCCTGGGACGGCGAGTCGGCCGGCGAGCTGGAGGTGCGCGGCCCGTGGATCGCCGGCGCCTACTACAACGGCCCGGACGCCGACCCCCTCCGCCCCGCCGACAAGTTCAGCGAGGACGGCTGGCTCAAGACGGGCGACGTGGGGACGATCTCCCCCGACGGCTACCTCACCCTCACCGACCGGGCCAAGGACGTCATCAAGTCCGGCGGCGAGTGGATCTCGTCGGTGGAGCTGGAGAACGCGCTCATGTCCCACCCCGAGGTGGCCGAGGCGGCCGTCGTCGCCGTCCCCGACGAGAAGTGGGGCGAGCGCCCCCTGGCCACGGTCGTCCTCAAGGAGGGCTCCTCCGCCACGTTCGAGACCCTGCGCGCTTTCCTCGCCGCCGAGGGCGGAGTCGCCAAGTGGCAGCTCCCGGAGCGCTGGACGGTCATCGAGGCGGTCCCGAAGACGAGTGTCGGCAAGTTCGACAAGAAGGTGCTGCGCAGGCAGTACGCGGAGGGGGAGCTGGATGTGACGCGGCTCTGA
- a CDS encoding SigE family RNA polymerase sigma factor produces the protein MTTLVCTSASKAAAPAAQTLPYPSFSSYVRARQPVLLRTARSLTGNPSDAEDLLQTALAKTFVAWERIEDHRALDGYVRRALLNTRTSQWRKRKVDEFACDELPETEPVPGGDDPAEQQALRDAMWRAIMRLPARQRAMVVLRYYEDLSEAQTAEVLGVSVGTVKSAVSRALGKLREDAELGLVRS, from the coding sequence ATGACCACACTCGTCTGCACCAGCGCGTCGAAGGCCGCTGCACCAGCGGCGCAGACCCTTCCGTACCCGTCGTTCTCGTCGTACGTCAGGGCCCGCCAGCCGGTGCTGCTGCGTACCGCCCGCTCGCTCACGGGCAACCCGAGCGACGCGGAGGACCTGTTGCAGACCGCGCTCGCCAAGACGTTCGTCGCCTGGGAGCGCATCGAGGACCACCGCGCCCTCGACGGCTATGTCCGCCGGGCGCTGCTGAACACGCGGACGTCGCAGTGGCGCAAGCGCAAGGTCGACGAGTTCGCCTGCGACGAGCTGCCCGAGACGGAGCCGGTGCCCGGCGGTGACGACCCGGCCGAGCAGCAGGCGCTGCGCGACGCGATGTGGCGGGCGATCATGCGGCTGCCGGCCCGGCAGCGGGCGATGGTGGTCCTCCGGTACTACGAGGACCTCAGCGAGGCCCAGACGGCCGAGGTGCTCGGCGTCTCGGTGGGCACGGTGAAGTCGGCCGTCTCCCGTGCGCTCGGCAAGCTCCGCGAGGACGCTGAGCTGGGGCTTGTCCGTAGTTGA
- a CDS encoding lipid-transfer protein yields MSLRGRDGLGGRAAIAGIGATGFSKDSGRSELRLAVEAVHAALADAGLTPADVDGMVTFTMDTSPEITVAQAAGIGELSFFSRIHYGGGAACATVQQAALAIAAGVADVVVCYRAFNERSGRRFGSGVRHREPSAEGTALGWVLPFGLLTPAAWVAMAARRYLHTYGLTPEAFGHVAVVDRKYAATNPAAYFHGRPITLADHAASRWIAEPLRLLDCCQETDGGQALVVTSVERARDLPHPPAVIAAAAQGAGRAQEQMTGFYRDDLTGLPETAVAARQLWRTSGLAPADIDVGILYDHFTPFVLMQLEEFGFCGPGEAPDFVAEERLPLNTHGGQLGEAYLHGMNGVAEAVRQIRGTAVNRIPGAERVLVTAGTGVPTSGLVLTADPQG; encoded by the coding sequence ATGAGCCTGAGAGGGCGGGACGGTCTCGGCGGGCGCGCCGCCATCGCCGGCATCGGGGCCACCGGGTTCTCCAAGGACTCGGGCCGCAGCGAACTGCGCCTGGCCGTCGAGGCGGTGCACGCGGCCCTCGCGGACGCGGGGCTGACGCCGGCCGACGTGGACGGGATGGTCACGTTCACCATGGACACCAGCCCCGAGATCACCGTGGCCCAGGCGGCGGGCATCGGCGAGCTCTCCTTCTTCTCCCGGATCCACTACGGCGGCGGCGCGGCCTGCGCCACCGTCCAGCAGGCGGCCCTGGCGATCGCCGCGGGCGTGGCGGACGTGGTCGTCTGCTACCGGGCGTTCAACGAGCGCTCGGGCCGCCGCTTCGGCTCCGGGGTACGGCACCGGGAGCCGTCGGCGGAGGGCACGGCGCTCGGCTGGGTGCTGCCGTTCGGCCTGCTCACCCCGGCCGCGTGGGTGGCGATGGCGGCCCGGCGCTACCTCCACACCTACGGCCTGACCCCGGAGGCTTTCGGACACGTGGCCGTCGTCGACCGCAAGTACGCGGCGACCAACCCGGCGGCCTACTTCCACGGCCGGCCCATCACCCTGGCCGACCACGCCGCGTCCCGGTGGATCGCCGAGCCGCTGCGGCTGCTGGACTGCTGCCAGGAGACGGACGGCGGACAGGCGCTCGTCGTCACCTCCGTGGAGCGGGCCCGCGACCTGCCCCACCCGCCGGCCGTGATCGCGGCGGCCGCCCAGGGCGCGGGACGCGCGCAGGAACAGATGACCGGCTTCTACCGCGACGACCTGACCGGCCTGCCCGAGACGGCGGTGGCGGCCCGGCAGCTGTGGCGGACCTCGGGGCTCGCACCGGCCGACATCGACGTAGGGATCCTCTACGACCACTTCACTCCGTTCGTGCTGATGCAGCTGGAGGAGTTCGGCTTCTGCGGCCCCGGCGAGGCGCCGGACTTCGTGGCCGAGGAGCGCCTGCCGCTCAACACGCACGGCGGGCAGCTGGGGGAGGCGTACCTGCACGGGATGAACGGGGTGGCGGAGGCCGTCCGGCAGATCAGGGGGACGGCGGTGAACCGGATACCGGGTGCGGAGCGGGTCCTGGTGACGGCGGGGACGGGCGTTCCCACGTCGGGGCTGGTACTGACCGCCGACCCTCAGGGGTGA
- a CDS encoding MaoC family dehydratase, which produces MNAGDRLPPLEIPITRTLIVAGAIASRDYQDVHHDPEPARRKGSPDIFMNILTTNGLVGRYITDHFGPRAELRRVAIRLGAPNHPGDTMVLTGAVEEIDGERVTVRVVGANGIGTHVTGTVTVRVPG; this is translated from the coding sequence GTGAACGCCGGTGACCGCCTCCCGCCCCTGGAGATCCCGATCACCCGCACCCTGATCGTCGCCGGGGCGATCGCGTCCCGCGACTACCAGGACGTCCACCACGACCCGGAGCCGGCCCGGCGGAAGGGCTCCCCCGACATCTTCATGAACATCCTGACGACCAACGGCCTGGTCGGGCGGTACATCACCGACCACTTCGGCCCCCGGGCCGAGCTGCGCCGGGTGGCGATCCGGCTGGGCGCGCCCAACCATCCCGGCGACACGATGGTGCTGACGGGCGCGGTCGAGGAGATCGACGGGGAGAGGGTGACGGTCCGGGTCGTCGGCGCGAACGGCATCGGCACGCACGTCACGGGCACGGTGACGGTGAGGGTTCCGGGATGA
- a CDS encoding OB-fold domain-containing protein has protein sequence MSGEPEVHEEFEARLKAYEGRPAAATGVGRDPVNEAMIRHWCEAMGDTNPAYTGPDAIAPPTMLQAWTMAGLSGRPERTAAYDELLRLLDESGHHAVVATDCEQEYLRPLRPGDEITFDSVIESVSERKTTKLGPGYFVTTRTDVRAGGELAGTHRFRILKYAPARLPKKQQERRPRPVVNRDNAGFWEGVARRELLIQRCTGCGTLRFPWLPGCNGCGSLGWDTVAASGEGTVYSYVVMHHPPFPAFEPPYAVGLIELAEGVRIVSNVVGMPYDKVCVGMPVRLEFRRYDDELVLPVFQGVAR, from the coding sequence GTGAGTGGTGAGCCGGAGGTCCACGAGGAGTTCGAGGCGCGCCTGAAGGCCTACGAGGGCCGTCCGGCCGCCGCCACCGGGGTCGGCCGGGACCCCGTCAACGAGGCGATGATCAGGCACTGGTGCGAGGCCATGGGCGACACCAACCCGGCGTACACGGGCCCGGACGCCATCGCTCCCCCCACCATGCTCCAGGCGTGGACCATGGCCGGTCTCTCCGGCCGCCCCGAACGCACCGCGGCCTACGACGAACTCCTCCGCCTGCTCGACGAGTCGGGACACCACGCCGTCGTCGCCACCGACTGCGAGCAGGAGTACCTCCGCCCCCTGCGCCCCGGGGACGAGATCACCTTCGACTCGGTGATCGAGTCGGTGTCGGAGCGCAAGACCACCAAGCTGGGACCGGGGTACTTCGTCACCACCCGCACGGACGTCAGGGCGGGCGGCGAACTCGCCGGCACCCACCGCTTCCGCATCCTCAAGTACGCCCCCGCACGCCTGCCGAAGAAGCAGCAGGAACGCCGCCCGCGCCCCGTCGTCAACCGCGACAACGCCGGTTTCTGGGAGGGCGTGGCGCGCCGGGAGCTGCTGATCCAGCGCTGCACCGGCTGCGGCACCCTGCGTTTCCCCTGGCTGCCGGGCTGCAACGGCTGTGGTTCCCTGGGGTGGGACACCGTAGCGGCGAGCGGCGAGGGCACGGTCTATTCGTACGTCGTCATGCACCACCCGCCCTTCCCGGCCTTCGAGCCTCCCTACGCGGTCGGGCTGATCGAACTGGCGGAGGGCGTGCGGATCGTCAGCAACGTGGTGGGAATGCCGTACGACAAGGTGTGCGTCGGGATGCCGGTGCGGCTGGAATTCCGGCGGTACGACGACGAGCTGGTGCTGCCCGTCTTCCAGGGGGTGGCGCGGTGA